The genomic stretch CATTAGAATTTTGGGAAATGCTTTTAAAGAAAATCATTTGTCTTAAAATTAAAAATGTTTGTAAATAGTTCTTTTTTGTTGAAGCTTTTGTTTATTCCAAATCTAGTTAATGAAAAATCATATTTTACAGGATCATCTTTGTTTTGTTTTAAAAAATATTTTGTAACTTCTATTGCTCTTTTGAGACTTACATTCTTTGTATTTTGAAGATTAAATAGTTTTGCTGAAATATCTCTCATATGAGTATCCATTGGAATTATTAAATTTGATGGATTAATTTTATTCCAAATTCCCAAATCAACATTGTCTTTTCTTATCATCCATCTTAAGAATAAAAATAGTCTTTTACAAGCGCTTCCTTTTGATGGTTTGGGGAGTATCATTCCAAATGGCTCTTTATTAACATTTTCCATTTGTGTTATAAGCTCGTCTAAACTTGCTATAAAGTTTTTGTTTTTTTTGTAGATGTTATGAAATAAATTTTCAATTGATAGATATTTTTCTTTTATTGTTTTAATAGACATTAATAATTTAACAATGTCTTCTGTTGTAAAAAACCTGTATGTAAAGTCTTTATATATTTCATTTAAATCTTTTCTTGTAAATGTTTTGAGTGTTTTTGAAGGTTGTTTTCCAAGTGGTTTTAAAATGTACTCAATTGCTGATAATATTCTCTCAACTCTTCCTAATGCTAGTGATGAGCTAATTAAACCTACAAGTTCAATGTCTTCTTTTTCTGTATATTTATATAAAAATTCTAATGGGTCTGGATGAACAAATTCTCGTTTATTATATTTACTGTATATAAATTCTAATATTTCTGATATGTTATCCTTATTTTTTTGCATTCTCAAATTCTAACAACCCTAACAATATTTTTTTTAATTTTTTATCATAAAGTTTGTCTGTTGCCCATTTTCCAGTGAGATCATATATTGTTGGGGCAGATCCTCTTTTGACGAAATAAAATCTAGGATCAACCATATTTGAGTTTATATCTTGGCTTGAGGCATAGGCTTTTAAATGTTGAATGTGTGCTCTTATTCCTTCTTGCATATTAGAAAAAGAATTTCCCTTTGTAAAATTGTCAGTGGCTCCTAATCCTGAAAAATTATGTTGTTCTTTTGATACTATCCCATTAAATTTTAAAATGCCTGTTTCAAGTAACATTTGGGCATAGGCAATATCATAATTTATTCCTTCAATTATAGCTTCTTCTATGTAAATTTGTGCAATTGTTTTGACATATTCTGCTTCAAGATAAGGATTCATTTTTAATGTATATTTTACAATATTCTCTACTTGACTTTTTCCTTTACTTAGTAAAAAGGGAATATATTTTTCTTTTTGTGTTGAGGTGTTTATTTCAATTATTTCTTCAATGCAGTAACTCTTTACTGTTAATAATATTTGTGATATTAATAACAGTATAAACTTCTTGTGCATTTTTAATGTCCTTTATCTTCAATAAATTGATCAATTTCATTTATCATGAAATCAAATCTTGGTAATGTTAATTCTTGATTTTTAAATAAGTTGAAACTTGATAAATAACTTCTACTAAAAATGAAATCAGAAATCTCACCAATATGATTCATGTTGATTATTTTTATAGAAGATATATCCGATTCTGTTTGTTGCCATTCATTTTCATCTTGTTTTATTAATAATTGTAACGTTTTGATTTTAAATTTTTGAGGTTTACCCCCAATATTTATATATTTTTTTATTTGTTGATTTTGATTTATGATTTCATTTGCAATGTTTATTTGATTTCCCATTGTAATTAAGACCAATTGATTTATATCCATTCTTGAATCTAAAAATTTTAATTTTTGACTTGATTTTACAAGTTCTATTACATTTTGAATTTCTGTAATATCGGATGTTTTGTCTTTTCTTTGACTGAAAATTTTGATTGGTTCTACCAAATATTTAATCATTGAGTTTGAAATATGTGTTAGTAAAGTTGTATTGTTATTTTTAATAAAGTTATGGATGTTTATATGTTTGTATATTGGAGAATATAGATATACAATATTTCCTTTTTTAACTAGTCTGTTTACAAGTGATTTAAACATTGAGTCATGAGAATAAGAAGGTAGAATAATTAGGATACTGTCATATAGTTTTTGATTGGTGCTAATTGGTGCGTCTTTATATACATTTTCATATGTTGGAAGATAATTCATTTCATTTATAAAAAAAGGATTAAAATCATAATAAAAAAAAGGGTTTTGACGTTTTAGTCCTAATGTGAGATTAATTGGATACCAGACTGATAGATTTAAGTTATTTTTGTGATCTTTGATTTTTGTAAATCCTATTTTATAGTTTGCATTTATGTCTTTTGGATAATTGATAAAGAAACTGAGATATGAAAATATTGTTGCAATAAATATTATTATTATTGATGGTATTACTATCATTATTTTAAAAGGAATAGTGAAAATTATTCTTTTGAGTTTGTTGTTTTGTTTCCTTTGTTTTTGTCTTCTAAGAATGATTGTTTTTATGGTTTTAATAGTAGTTATTATTAAGAAAAATAGGAATATGGAGCCGGTATATAACATTAATGGTCTTGCTTCTATAAGATATAGCGTAATTATGAAGAAGGTTCCTGGGAATATGATGAAATAATCTTCATAAGAAAATTCTTTTTTAAAATTAAATAAATTTATTATTAAAAATATACCAAAACTTAATAAAAATATTGTTTCATAAGATTGTTCGTACATAAAAAATATTTTTTCCTTAACTAATTATAAGCATAAAAACTTTATTTACAAAATAATTTATTGAGTTGCATTGAGCTTTTAATGATATAGCCAGGGTTTTTCTTTTATCGTTTAATTTTATTATGATATAATTGGGGTTCTTAAGGGGTAATGGTAATACATGTTAGGAATATTTTTAGGAACTGGTGCATCAAGTGGTGTTCCTATGTTGAATTGTAATTGTAGAGTATGTAATTCAGATTTTTGTAAAAATAAAAGACTTAGAAGTGCATTTTTGTTAAGTTTGTGTGGTCTTAACTTATTGATTGATACGGGACCTGATATTAGAACACAGCTTTTAAGGGAAAATATTTTGAAATTGGATTTGGTATTGTATACTCATGAACATTATGATCATATTATGGGACTTGATGATATTAAATTTTATACAAGGTGTGTTCCTTTACCTATTTATGCCCGAGAGACTACTATGCATCATATTAAAAATGCATTTCCACATAATTTTTCATCAAGAATGTCTATCAGTGGAAAAGCCAATATTCTTCCTAGATTAGCAGTTGATTTTGAGCAAATTTTTTTTAAAGGAATAAAGATAATTCCAATTCCTTTACTACATGGAGATATAATTAGTTTGGGGTATAGAATAAATAATTTAGCATATCTTACTGATGTTAAGTCTATTCCCGAGATTTCTTATAGTTATTTAGAGGGATTAGATGTATTGGTGATAGATGCTTTGAGAATTAAACCTCATCCAGGTCATTTAAATTTTGATGATGCTATTCTTGAAGTTAAAAAGATCAATCCTAAAATTGCTTATTTCACTCATATTGCACATGATATTATGCATGATGAATTTGATTATTTGAGGAGGGATAATATTTATTTAGCTTATGATGGCTTACAAATATATATTTAGATTGGTATATAATGATGAATTTGATTTCTTGGAATGTTAATGGAATAAGAGCTGTTTCTAATAAGGGTTTTCTTAATTTTATTGCAGAATATAGTCCTGATATTTTGTGTTTGCAGGAAACCAAGGCTTTAAAAGAACAGTTACCTAGGGAACTTATTGATATTGAGGGATATTATTCATATTTTTCAAAATCCATAATCAAAGGTTATAGTGGTGTTGCTATTTATTCAAAAATTGAACCTATTAAATTGGAAAATATGAATATTGAAATATTTGATAGAGAAGGGAGATGCATTATTGCTCATTATCATGATTTTATTCTGATTAATGCATAT from Borrelia duttonii Ly encodes the following:
- a CDS encoding TIGR02757 family protein, coding for MQKNKDNISEILEFIYSKYNKREFVHPDPLEFLYKYTEKEDIELVGLISSSLALGRVERILSAIEYILKPLGKQPSKTLKTFTRKDLNEIYKDFTYRFFTTEDIVKLLMSIKTIKEKYLSIENLFHNIYKKNKNFIASLDELITQMENVNKEPFGMILPKPSKGSACKRLFLFLRWMIRKDNVDLGIWNKINPSNLIIPMDTHMRDISAKLFNLQNTKNVSLKRAIEVTKYFLKQNKDDPVKYDFSLTRFGINKSFNKKELFTNIFNFKTNDFL
- a CDS encoding glucosaminidase domain-containing protein codes for the protein MHKKFILLLISQILLTVKSYCIEEIIEINTSTQKEKYIPFLLSKGKSQVENIVKYTLKMNPYLEAEYVKTIAQIYIEEAIIEGINYDIAYAQMLLETGILKFNGIVSKEQHNFSGLGATDNFTKGNSFSNMQEGIRAHIQHLKAYASSQDINSNMVDPRFYFVKRGSAPTIYDLTGKWATDKLYDKKLKKILLGLLEFENAKK
- a CDS encoding MBL fold metallo-hydrolase, whose amino-acid sequence is MLGIFLGTGASSGVPMLNCNCRVCNSDFCKNKRLRSAFLLSLCGLNLLIDTGPDIRTQLLRENILKLDLVLYTHEHYDHIMGLDDIKFYTRCVPLPIYARETTMHHIKNAFPHNFSSRMSISGKANILPRLAVDFEQIFFKGIKIIPIPLLHGDIISLGYRINNLAYLTDVKSIPEISYSYLEGLDVLVIDALRIKPHPGHLNFDDAILEVKKINPKIAYFTHIAHDIMHDEFDYLRRDNIYLAYDGLQIYI